A window of Costertonia aggregata contains these coding sequences:
- a CDS encoding S9 family peptidase gives MKQLVTFFAIALIWGCKEEKPKEPTVAENLKTYTIEQMMDNEAIGGGSFSPDKSKMLISSNRSGIYNMYTVPTSGGEITPLTQSDSSSVFATSYFPNDERILFRMDGNGDEIYHIYLRDMDGSQRDLTPFEGARAGFSGWTDDKKGFLFTSNKRDARYTDLYEMDIATFTPKMLYKNEDGYFIGVLSKDKKYLSLIKPINTNDADLFLYNMEDKSLTKINTNQSANSPEDYSPDGKYLYYTTDDGSEFAQLMKYNIADKTSEKVMAKNWDIMGSYFTENGKYRVTYINEDAKNTIEVMDVASGENIELPNLENMDITNVGFSRDEKSMRFYAGGSHTPSNLYVFNLETKEQTKLTDVLNNEIQPQDLVNAEVIRYESFDGLEIPAIYYKPHQATTTSKVPALVWVHGGPGGQSRQGFSSFIQYMVNHGYAVLAVNNRGSSGYGKTFYKMDDLNHGDKDLKDCIEGKNWLAKQPEINAEKIGIIGGSYGGYMTMAALTYAPEEFDVGVNLFGVTNWIRTLRSIPPWWEAQKEALYLELGDPNSADSVRLKKISPLFHTDKVTKPLIVLQGAKDPRVLQVESDEIVAGVRKNGVPVEYVLFEDEGHGFVKKENQIEAYSKVLEFLDVHLKGDKGTPIKDGKSIESDI, from the coding sequence ATGAAACAACTCGTTACATTTTTTGCAATTGCCCTAATATGGGGCTGTAAAGAAGAGAAGCCCAAAGAACCTACAGTGGCGGAAAACCTAAAAACCTACACAATTGAACAAATGATGGACAATGAAGCCATTGGCGGTGGTAGCTTTTCGCCTGATAAATCAAAAATGCTGATATCAAGTAACCGATCGGGTATTTACAATATGTATACAGTACCTACATCAGGTGGGGAAATAACGCCGTTGACCCAATCTGATAGTTCATCGGTATTTGCGACGTCTTATTTTCCCAATGACGAACGTATCTTGTTTCGAATGGATGGAAACGGAGACGAAATATATCATATTTACCTAAGGGACATGGATGGCAGTCAAAGAGATTTGACTCCTTTTGAAGGGGCTAGGGCCGGTTTTTCAGGCTGGACGGACGACAAAAAAGGATTTCTGTTTACATCCAATAAAAGAGATGCCAGATATACTGATTTGTATGAAATGGACATAGCTACCTTTACCCCAAAAATGCTATACAAAAACGAAGATGGCTATTTTATTGGCGTGCTATCCAAAGACAAAAAATACCTATCTCTCATAAAACCTATCAATACGAACGATGCCGATTTGTTTTTGTACAACATGGAAGATAAATCCTTAACAAAAATAAATACAAATCAAAGCGCGAACAGCCCCGAGGATTACTCGCCCGATGGTAAATACCTTTACTACACCACAGATGATGGCAGTGAGTTTGCCCAATTAATGAAATATAATATTGCCGATAAGACCAGCGAAAAGGTAATGGCCAAAAACTGGGATATTATGGGTAGCTATTTTACGGAAAATGGTAAATACAGGGTAACTTATATTAATGAAGATGCTAAAAATACGATTGAAGTAATGGATGTGGCTTCCGGGGAAAATATTGAATTGCCAAATCTTGAAAATATGGATATTACCAACGTAGGCTTTTCCCGTGATGAAAAATCAATGCGTTTTTATGCAGGTGGTTCGCATACACCTTCCAACCTATATGTGTTTAACCTAGAAACAAAAGAGCAGACCAAATTGACCGATGTGCTGAACAATGAAATTCAGCCTCAGGATTTGGTAAATGCCGAGGTAATCAGATATGAATCTTTTGACGGGTTGGAAATCCCGGCAATATATTACAAGCCACACCAAGCCACCACAACATCAAAAGTTCCTGCACTCGTATGGGTACATGGCGGTCCCGGTGGTCAATCCCGGCAAGGGTTTAGTTCTTTTATCCAATATATGGTAAATCACGGGTATGCGGTTTTGGCCGTTAACAACAGGGGAAGCAGTGGCTATGGGAAAACCTTTTATAAAATGGATGACCTAAACCATGGTGACAAGGATTTAAAAGATTGTATCGAGGGTAAAAATTGGTTGGCGAAACAACCCGAAATTAATGCTGAAAAAATAGGGATAATAGGCGGTTCGTACGGTGGTTATATGACGATGGCCGCTTTAACCTATGCCCCGGAAGAATTTGATGTAGGTGTAAACCTATTTGGCGTTACCAATTGGATACGAACCTTAAGAAGTATTCCACCATGGTGGGAGGCCCAAAAAGAAGCTTTATATCTAGAGCTGGGTGACCCCAATAGTGCAGATTCCGTTCGTTTAAAGAAAATTTCCCCACTTTTTCATACGGATAAAGTGACCAAACCCCTTATAGTGTTACAAGGCGCCAAAGACCCAAGGGTCTTACAGGTTGAGTCGGACGAAATTGTGGCGGGTGTTCGAAAAAACGGTGTTCCAGTAGAATATGTTCTTTTTGAGGATGAAGGACACGGTTTTGTGAAAAAAGAAAATCAAATCGAAGCCTATAGCAAGGTTTTGGAGTTTTTGGACGTGCATTTAAAAGGCGATAAGGGCACCCCGATTAAAGATGGTAAAAGTATTGAAAGCGATATCTAA
- a CDS encoding DUF2490 domain-containing protein — MKRLLLSLLVFFTISANAQDTGEDEWGAWLMYFGMNKISEKWSIHSEAQFRYYETVSNFNQLLLRTGANFHINKNAIATLGYAYIDTDPSFEGNENLINNISEHRIFQQFILTNKVGEFNFEHRYRLEQRFIEVENPNSPFFDKRTDHRARYRLQLTLPLTNTFFLNFYDEIFINLQDRAFDQNRLYAAAGVHITENSNIQLGYLKNHFNAINFDRLQIGFFYNPDLRKKK, encoded by the coding sequence ATGAAGAGATTACTTTTGTCATTATTAGTGTTTTTTACCATATCGGCCAATGCTCAAGACACGGGAGAGGATGAATGGGGTGCGTGGCTTATGTATTTTGGTATGAACAAAATATCGGAAAAATGGAGCATACATTCCGAGGCCCAATTTAGATACTATGAGACCGTGAGCAATTTTAACCAACTCTTGTTACGCACGGGGGCGAACTTTCATATCAATAAAAATGCTATTGCCACCTTAGGGTATGCCTATATAGATACCGACCCCAGTTTTGAAGGCAATGAAAACCTAATAAACAATATATCGGAACATCGTATTTTTCAACAATTTATATTGACCAACAAGGTAGGTGAGTTCAATTTTGAGCATAGATATCGCTTGGAACAGCGTTTTATCGAGGTTGAAAATCCCAACAGCCCATTCTTTGATAAAAGGACGGACCATAGGGCGCGGTACAGACTGCAACTTACATTACCGTTGACCAATACTTTTTTCCTGAATTTTTATGATGAGATTTTCATAAACCTTCAAGATCGGGCATTTGACCAAAACCGTTTGTACGCTGCGGCCGGGGTTCACATCACAGAAAACAGTAATATACAGTTAGGGTATCTGAAAAATCATTTTAATGCCATAAACTTTGATAGATTACAGATAGGATTTTTCTATAAT